The Hyphomicrobium sp. MC1 genome window below encodes:
- the mtaB gene encoding tRNA (N(6)-L-threonylcarbamoyladenosine(37)-C(2))-methylthiotransferase MtaB produces the protein MSEPQVITLGCRLNTYESEVMRRHAREAGLDNAIIVNTCAVTGEAVRQAAQTVRRLRREKPNARIIVTGCAAQIEPERFADMPEVDHVVGNAEKMQAETFAGLSIADGERVQVNDIMSVRDTALHMIDGFGSRTRAYVQIQNGCDHRCTFCIIPFGRGPSRSVAAGEVVTQVRRLVEKGYAEIVLTGVDITSYGRDLPGSATLGKLVRQVLKHVPELARLRLSSIDQVEADDDLMIALRDEERLMPHLHLSLQAGDDLTLKRMKRRHLRSDAIAFCEKARALRPDIVFGADLIAGFPTETDQMFENSYRIVDECGLTYLHVFPFSARRGTPAARMPQVNSTIIKERAARLREKGTNVLASYLQSQRGRVVDVLVESDGKGRTPQFAEVLLHGEAPFGAGAVIRTEIKGADAQHLIGEACA, from the coding sequence ATGTCCGAACCTCAGGTGATCACGCTCGGCTGCCGGCTCAACACGTATGAGTCCGAAGTGATGCGCCGTCACGCGCGCGAGGCAGGTCTCGATAACGCGATTATCGTCAATACGTGCGCGGTGACGGGCGAAGCGGTGCGTCAGGCGGCGCAAACGGTTCGCAGGCTGCGGCGTGAGAAGCCCAATGCGCGGATCATCGTGACGGGATGCGCGGCGCAAATCGAGCCTGAACGTTTCGCCGACATGCCAGAAGTCGATCATGTTGTCGGCAACGCCGAGAAGATGCAGGCAGAGACGTTCGCCGGGCTGTCGATTGCGGACGGCGAACGCGTGCAGGTCAACGACATCATGAGCGTGCGTGATACGGCGCTGCACATGATCGATGGTTTCGGTTCGCGCACGCGGGCCTATGTGCAAATTCAGAACGGCTGCGATCATCGCTGCACGTTCTGCATCATCCCTTTCGGCCGTGGGCCGTCGCGATCGGTCGCGGCGGGCGAAGTCGTGACGCAGGTGCGCAGGCTTGTCGAGAAGGGCTACGCCGAGATCGTGCTGACCGGCGTCGACATCACGTCATACGGCCGCGATCTGCCGGGTTCTGCGACGCTCGGCAAACTCGTTCGGCAGGTGCTGAAGCATGTGCCGGAGTTGGCGCGCTTGCGGCTGTCGTCGATCGATCAGGTCGAAGCCGACGACGATCTGATGATCGCATTACGCGATGAGGAACGTCTGATGCCGCATCTGCATTTGTCTTTGCAGGCAGGCGATGATCTGACGTTGAAGCGCATGAAGCGACGGCATTTGCGGTCTGATGCAATTGCGTTTTGCGAAAAGGCGCGCGCCCTGCGTCCCGATATCGTGTTCGGGGCCGATCTGATTGCAGGCTTTCCGACGGAAACCGATCAGATGTTCGAGAATTCCTATCGTATCGTCGATGAGTGCGGTCTGACGTATCTGCACGTCTTTCCGTTCTCGGCGCGGCGCGGCACGCCGGCCGCCCGCATGCCGCAAGTCAACAGCACCATCATCAAGGAGCGCGCGGCAAGGCTGCGTGAAAAAGGAACAAACGTGCTCGCTTCGTATCTTCAATCGCAACGCGGCCGTGTCGTCGATGTGCTCGTCGAAAGTGACGGCAAGGGACGCACGCCGCAATTCGCCGAAGTGCTGCTTCACGGAGAGGCGCCGTTTGGCGCTGGGGCGGTCATTCGGACGGAAATCAAGGGCGCCGATGCGCAACATCTGATCGGCGAGGCGTGCGCGTGA
- the dapF gene encoding diaminopimelate epimerase produces the protein MNTATPLPFLKMNGLGNEIVVVDLRNSAKTFTAEEVAAVAADRKSRFDQMMVLHAPRTTGTESFVRIYNADGSEAGACGNGMRCVGWFLSEGGSRERFLVETRAGVLGTVVRNQASITVDMGEPKFGWQDIPLAEEFRDTRAIELQVGPIDEPVLHSPSVVNVGNPHAIFWVDDVEAYDLGRFGPLLENHPIFPERANISIAQVTSDASLLLRTWERGAGLTLACGSAACASAVCAARKKLTGRKVAVTLPGGTLEIEWAENNHIFMTGPVEFEYEGVIDFSKLTKVSV, from the coding sequence ATGAACACGGCAACGCCCCTTCCCTTTCTCAAGATGAACGGCCTCGGCAACGAGATCGTCGTCGTCGATTTGCGCAATAGCGCCAAGACGTTCACCGCGGAGGAAGTGGCGGCGGTCGCGGCCGACCGGAAATCCCGGTTCGACCAGATGATGGTTTTGCACGCGCCGCGGACGACCGGCACGGAATCGTTCGTGCGGATCTACAACGCGGATGGCTCGGAGGCAGGCGCCTGCGGTAACGGCATGCGCTGTGTCGGCTGGTTTTTGTCGGAAGGCGGTTCGCGGGAGCGGTTCCTGGTCGAGACGCGCGCCGGCGTGCTCGGCACCGTCGTAAGAAATCAGGCGTCGATCACGGTCGATATGGGGGAACCCAAGTTCGGCTGGCAGGACATTCCACTGGCGGAAGAGTTTCGCGATACACGCGCCATCGAACTTCAGGTCGGACCGATCGACGAGCCGGTCCTGCATTCGCCGTCCGTCGTCAATGTCGGCAATCCGCATGCGATCTTCTGGGTCGACGATGTCGAGGCCTACGACCTCGGCCGGTTCGGTCCGCTGCTCGAAAACCATCCGATATTTCCGGAGCGCGCGAACATCTCGATTGCGCAGGTGACGTCAGACGCCTCGCTTCTTCTCAGGACGTGGGAACGCGGCGCGGGGCTGACGCTCGCGTGTGGGTCGGCCGCGTGTGCGTCGGCGGTCTGCGCGGCGCGCAAGAAGCTCACGGGGCGCAAGGTTGCGGTCACGCTGCCGGGCGGAACACTCGAAATCGAATGGGCCGAGAATAATCATATCTTCATGACGGGCCCGGTCGAATTCGAGTACGAGGGCGTCATCGACTTTTCCAAGCTGACCAAAGTGTCGGTCTGA
- the ffh gene encoding signal recognition particle protein, with product MFQSLTERLSGVLDKLTRRGALTENDVGEAMREVRRALLEADVALDVVKDFTEKVKAKAVGAEVLRSVTPGQMVVKIVNDELVATLGSNAEPIDLHAAPPIGILMVGLQGSGKTTTTAKIAYRLTNRDRKKVLMASLDTRRPAAQEQLRVLGEQTGVATLPIIAGQTPLQIARRAEDAAKLGGYDVIIYDTAGRVTVDEELMDEARDVKAAIHPHEVLLVADALTGQDAVNTAKAFDGHIGITGIVLTRADGDGRGGAALSMRAVTGKPIKLIGVGEKWDALEDFHPGRIASRILGMGDVVSLVEKAAQTIDVEKATKIAEKMKKGSFDLEDLSDQLAQMQKLGGMGGVLGMLPGVAKIKGQINEAGLDKSLVHQRAIISSMTPKERRNPKILDAKRKRRIAAGSGTKPEDINKLIKMHRQMADMMKTMGRNGGLMNKFLGRTGAGPSEAELQSMQAELAKLDPKALEQLPAELKEQIAKGTAPASGSGGGMPGLPPGLSRGLPGLGGGLPKGLPGLGGGMPKFPGIPGKKR from the coding sequence ATGTTTCAATCGCTCACAGAACGCCTCTCGGGCGTCCTCGATAAGCTCACCCGCCGCGGCGCTTTGACCGAGAACGACGTTGGCGAAGCGATGCGCGAAGTTCGCCGGGCGCTGCTCGAAGCCGACGTCGCGCTCGATGTCGTCAAGGATTTCACCGAGAAGGTCAAAGCCAAGGCTGTCGGCGCCGAAGTCCTGCGCTCGGTCACGCCCGGCCAGATGGTCGTCAAGATCGTCAACGATGAGCTGGTTGCTACGCTCGGCTCGAACGCCGAACCGATCGATCTGCACGCCGCCCCGCCCATCGGCATCCTGATGGTTGGCCTCCAGGGCTCGGGCAAGACGACGACGACCGCCAAGATCGCCTATCGCCTGACCAACCGCGACCGCAAGAAAGTCCTGATGGCGTCGCTCGACACGCGCCGCCCGGCAGCCCAGGAGCAGCTTCGCGTGTTGGGCGAGCAGACGGGCGTCGCGACGCTGCCGATCATCGCCGGACAAACGCCGCTGCAGATCGCGCGCCGCGCCGAAGATGCCGCCAAGCTCGGCGGCTATGACGTCATCATCTACGATACCGCCGGCCGCGTGACGGTCGACGAAGAGCTGATGGACGAAGCCCGCGACGTCAAAGCCGCGATCCATCCGCATGAAGTCCTGCTCGTTGCCGACGCGCTGACCGGCCAGGACGCCGTCAACACAGCGAAGGCATTCGACGGTCACATCGGCATCACCGGCATCGTCCTGACGCGCGCCGACGGCGACGGCCGCGGCGGCGCTGCACTCTCCATGCGTGCCGTCACCGGCAAGCCGATCAAGCTCATCGGCGTCGGCGAAAAGTGGGACGCGCTCGAAGACTTCCATCCCGGCCGCATCGCCTCGCGCATCCTCGGCATGGGCGACGTCGTCTCGCTGGTCGAGAAGGCCGCGCAGACGATCGACGTCGAAAAGGCGACGAAGATCGCCGAAAAGATGAAGAAGGGGTCGTTCGACCTCGAAGACCTGTCCGATCAGCTCGCCCAGATGCAGAAGCTCGGCGGCATGGGCGGTGTGCTCGGCATGCTTCCCGGCGTCGCCAAGATCAAAGGCCAGATCAACGAAGCTGGCCTCGACAAAAGCCTCGTGCACCAGCGCGCCATCATCTCGTCGATGACGCCGAAGGAACGGCGCAACCCCAAAATTCTCGACGCCAAGCGCAAGCGCCGCATCGCGGCGGGTTCGGGCACGAAGCCTGAAGACATCAACAAGCTCATCAAAATGCATCGCCAGATGGCGGACATGATGAAGACCATGGGCCGCAATGGCGGCCTGATGAACAAGTTCCTCGGCCGCACCGGTGCCGGACCTTCCGAAGCCGAATTGCAGTCGATGCAGGCCGAGCTCGCAAAGCTCGATCCCAAGGCGCTGGAACAGTTGCCCGCGGAATTGAAAGAACAGATCGCCAAGGGAACGGCTCCTGCGTCGGGCTCTGGCGGTGGAATGCCGGGTCTGCCACCGGGACTTAGCCGCGGCCTTCCCGGCCTCGGTGGCGGACTTCCCAAAGGTCTTCCGGGTCTCGGCGGTGGAATGCCAAAATTCCCTGGGATCCCCGGAAAGAAAAGATAA
- a CDS encoding inner membrane-spanning protein YciB, which yields MTQDVNIRNASVPPARKSWFPFNAEQTINITSEFGPLVTMFIVNAALGIEAGTWALIITTLMAIGVMFYMFHRPPIFPLIASSVTVAFGMLTLVTGDPMWVQIKVTIFNALFAVFLIGGLFVKHNFFQYVFEKTFRYTDEGWNKFTWSFALFFFLTAIANEYVRRVYVEDHFYKILGHEMSGVNVWILFKVAIVLPVSGVYAWILTRLMQKYRLPDPAHE from the coding sequence ATGACGCAAGACGTAAACATTCGGAATGCTTCTGTTCCGCCAGCGCGTAAAAGCTGGTTTCCGTTCAATGCCGAGCAGACCATCAACATCACGAGCGAATTCGGCCCGCTCGTGACGATGTTCATTGTCAACGCGGCGCTCGGCATCGAAGCAGGCACCTGGGCGTTGATCATCACGACCCTGATGGCGATCGGCGTGATGTTTTACATGTTTCACCGGCCGCCGATCTTTCCGTTGATCGCGTCGAGCGTGACGGTGGCGTTCGGAATGCTGACTCTCGTGACGGGCGATCCGATGTGGGTTCAGATCAAAGTTACGATCTTCAACGCGTTGTTCGCCGTATTTCTGATCGGCGGCTTGTTCGTTAAGCACAATTTCTTTCAGTACGTCTTCGAGAAGACGTTCCGCTACACGGACGAAGGCTGGAACAAGTTCACGTGGAGCTTCGCTCTCTTCTTCTTTTTGACGGCAATTGCGAACGAGTATGTCCGCCGGGTCTACGTGGAGGATCACTTTTACAAGATTCTGGGTCACGAGATGAGCGGCGTGAACGTCTGGATTTTGTTCAAAGTCGCGATTGTGTTGCCGGTCTCGGGCGTTTACGCATGGATCCTGACGCGGCTGATGCAGAAGTACCGCTTGCCCGATCCTGCGCACGAGTGA
- the ftsY gene encoding signal recognition particle-docking protein FtsY, which translates to MSEPKEKGKGLFGRFFKGGAAAPVAPEKEATDEASIAVSDDKPPIAEVPTTVPVLVAPAPKAEPVKQSWFQRLKSGLGKTSSKLTTGITDLFSKRKLDAETLDDLEDLLIQSDLGLETTSRITAAIGKGRFEKGISAEEVRSVLSAEVERVLAPVAKPLVIDPSRKPHVIMMVGVNGTGKTTTIGKLATKFRAEGKSVLLAAGDTFRAAAIDQLKVWGERTGCPVVAREVGGDSSGLAFDALKQAQASGADVLLLDTAGRLQNKQVLMEELEKVTRVLKKIDPSAPHDVVLVLDATTGQNALQQVEVFRDRAGVTGLVMTKLDGTARGGILVAIAAKFGLPVHAIGVGESADDLQPFSAQDFANAIAGT; encoded by the coding sequence GTGAGCGAGCCAAAGGAAAAAGGCAAAGGTCTGTTCGGGCGGTTCTTCAAGGGCGGCGCTGCTGCGCCTGTTGCGCCGGAAAAGGAAGCAACAGACGAAGCGAGCATCGCCGTCTCGGACGATAAACCGCCGATTGCCGAAGTCCCTACGACGGTTCCCGTACTCGTGGCTCCTGCGCCCAAAGCAGAGCCCGTCAAGCAGAGCTGGTTTCAACGGCTCAAATCGGGGCTCGGCAAGACGTCGTCGAAGCTGACGACCGGGATCACCGATCTCTTTTCCAAGCGCAAACTCGATGCCGAGACGCTGGATGATCTTGAAGACCTTTTGATCCAATCCGATCTCGGTCTGGAGACGACGAGCCGCATTACGGCGGCCATCGGGAAGGGCCGGTTTGAAAAAGGCATTTCAGCCGAAGAGGTTCGCAGCGTGCTATCGGCCGAGGTCGAGCGCGTTCTGGCGCCGGTTGCGAAGCCGCTTGTCATCGATCCGTCGCGAAAGCCACACGTGATCATGATGGTGGGCGTCAACGGCACCGGCAAGACGACCACAATCGGCAAGCTCGCGACCAAATTCAGGGCCGAGGGAAAATCGGTTCTGCTCGCAGCGGGCGATACGTTTCGCGCTGCGGCCATCGACCAGTTGAAGGTTTGGGGCGAACGTACAGGGTGTCCCGTTGTCGCGCGCGAAGTTGGCGGGGATTCCTCAGGCTTGGCGTTCGACGCCTTAAAACAGGCGCAAGCATCAGGTGCGGATGTGCTTTTGCTCGATACCGCCGGTCGCCTGCAAAACAAGCAAGTGTTGATGGAAGAGCTCGAAAAAGTTACACGCGTTCTGAAAAAGATCGACCCAAGCGCGCCACATGACGTCGTGCTCGTGCTCGATGCGACGACCGGTCAGAATGCCCTGCAACAAGTCGAGGTCTTTCGAGATCGCGCCGGAGTGACAGGATTGGTCATGACGAAACTCGACGGCACGGCGCGCGGCGGCATCCTGGTTGCGATCGCGGCGAAGTTCGGCCTGCCCGTCCACGCCATCGGTGTTGGCGAAAGCGCCGATGACCTGCAGCCGTTTTCTGCGCAAGATTTCGCTAACGCCATTGCCGGAACTTGA
- a CDS encoding septation protein A, whose translation MSEQNKVSETSEGPQFDRKQLIKFIVELGPLLVFFFVNSHYGIFEGTAAFMVATVVALVASRVFLGRIATMPLVTGVFVLVFGGLTLYLQDDHFIKMKPTIVNGLFAAILAGGLLFDRLFLKIVFGDVMRLTREGWRILTIRWALFFVVLAVLNEVMWRLFSTDTWVTFKVFGIMPLTFVFALAQIGVLKRYEDTTPNTGALSSDDI comes from the coding sequence ATGTCGGAACAGAACAAAGTTTCAGAGACGAGCGAAGGTCCGCAGTTCGACCGCAAGCAGCTCATCAAGTTCATCGTCGAACTTGGTCCGCTGCTTGTGTTCTTCTTCGTCAACAGCCACTACGGCATTTTCGAAGGCACGGCGGCTTTTATGGTCGCCACCGTCGTTGCGCTCGTGGCGTCGCGAGTGTTTCTCGGCCGGATCGCAACGATGCCGCTCGTGACGGGCGTCTTCGTGCTCGTGTTCGGCGGCCTGACGCTTTATCTGCAAGATGATCATTTTATCAAAATGAAGCCGACGATCGTGAATGGTTTGTTCGCCGCTATTCTGGCCGGCGGGTTGCTGTTCGACCGGCTGTTCCTGAAAATCGTATTCGGCGACGTCATGCGTCTCACGCGTGAAGGCTGGCGCATTTTGACGATCCGCTGGGCGCTTTTCTTCGTAGTACTGGCGGTTCTAAATGAAGTGATGTGGCGGCTCTTCTCGACCGACACGTGGGTGACGTTCAAAGTGTTCGGTATCATGCCGCTAACGTTCGTGTTCGCGTTGGCGCAAATCGGTGTCCTAAAAAGATACGAAGATACGACGCCAAACACCGGCGCACTTTCGTCCGACGACATTTAA
- the rimM gene encoding ribosome maturation factor RimM (Essential for efficient processing of 16S rRNA), producing MTASETASEKPSPDRRILVGEITGAHGIRGDVLVRSYTETPDAIAAYGPLTDASGKKSYSLRVVRVTSKGIVARVAGVEDRNGAEPLRGTKLYIERSKLPETGETEFYHADLIGLRAVAADGSALGKIVSVQNFGAGDLLELKPLEGETEFIPFEDRWVPSVDLNAGMLIINRPAVTVDDDSDEEDGSSAEDEADA from the coding sequence ATGACAGCATCAGAGACAGCATCAGAAAAACCATCGCCCGACCGCCGCATCCTCGTTGGCGAGATTACCGGCGCCCACGGCATCCGCGGCGACGTTCTAGTCCGCAGCTATACCGAGACTCCGGACGCCATCGCCGCCTACGGCCCATTGACCGACGCAAGCGGCAAGAAAAGCTATTCGCTCCGCGTCGTCCGCGTCACGAGCAAGGGCATCGTCGCGCGTGTTGCGGGCGTTGAGGATCGCAACGGCGCCGAACCGCTGCGCGGCACAAAGCTCTACATCGAGCGCAGCAAGCTTCCGGAAACGGGCGAAACCGAGTTCTATCATGCCGACCTCATCGGCCTGCGCGCAGTCGCAGCCGACGGCAGCGCGCTTGGAAAGATCGTCTCAGTGCAGAATTTCGGCGCCGGCGACCTTCTCGAATTGAAGCCGCTCGAAGGCGAGACGGAATTCATTCCCTTCGAAGATCGCTGGGTCCCGAGCGTCGATCTCAACGCTGGCATGCTCATCATCAATCGCCCCGCCGTTACAGTCGACGACGACAGCGATGAAGAGGACGGATCGTCCGCAGAGGATGAGGCCGACGCCTAG
- a CDS encoding DUF2130 domain-containing protein, whose protein sequence is MTDLTITCPNCDHEIALTESLAAPLIADTRRQFEAAAAKKDREIAAREAAMQEKAGELEKARASLDAMVAEKLVVERQRIVSEEAQKAKQRAAADLEEKANALAELQNVLKERDQKLAEAQKAQAEFQKKVRELDDAKREMDLNVQKGISAGLESERAKAKLEAEEALKLRVSEKDQIIASMQNKIEELKRKAEQGSQQLQGEVLELELENLLRARFPLDGIEPVPKGEFGGDLVQRVVGASGAACGSVLWEMKRTKNWQDGWIAKLREDQRRAKAEFAVIVSTALPKGVHTFDLVDGVWVADFKCAVPIAIVLRQLLIDVATARVVGEGQQSKMALVYDYLTGPQFRHRVEAIVEKFDEMQSDLDKERKAMTKLWAKRQAQIDGVLAATAGMYGDLQGIAGKALKEIEGFELPMLEDGKDDESEAA, encoded by the coding sequence TTGACCGATCTGACCATTACCTGCCCGAACTGCGATCATGAGATTGCGCTGACGGAATCGCTTGCCGCGCCGCTGATCGCCGATACCCGCCGCCAATTCGAGGCGGCGGCGGCAAAAAAGGATCGCGAGATCGCCGCCCGCGAAGCGGCCATGCAAGAGAAGGCCGGCGAACTCGAAAAGGCGCGCGCGTCGCTCGATGCGATGGTCGCTGAAAAGCTCGTGGTCGAGCGCCAACGCATCGTCAGCGAAGAAGCGCAGAAGGCGAAGCAGCGCGCCGCGGCCGATCTCGAAGAAAAGGCCAATGCTCTTGCCGAACTTCAGAACGTGCTGAAGGAGCGTGATCAGAAGCTCGCCGAAGCGCAGAAGGCGCAGGCGGAGTTCCAGAAGAAAGTGCGCGAATTGGACGACGCCAAGCGCGAGATGGACTTGAACGTCCAGAAAGGCATCAGCGCCGGTCTTGAGAGCGAGCGGGCGAAAGCCAAGCTCGAAGCCGAAGAGGCGCTGAAGCTCCGCGTCTCGGAAAAAGATCAGATCATCGCGTCGATGCAGAACAAGATCGAAGAGCTGAAGCGCAAGGCTGAACAAGGCTCGCAGCAATTGCAGGGCGAAGTGCTCGAACTTGAGCTTGAGAATTTGCTGCGTGCGAGATTTCCGCTTGATGGGATCGAACCCGTGCCGAAGGGCGAGTTTGGTGGCGATCTCGTGCAGCGCGTCGTCGGCGCCTCGGGGGCGGCGTGTGGCTCGGTGCTGTGGGAGATGAAGCGGACTAAGAACTGGCAAGACGGCTGGATTGCGAAGCTGCGTGAGGATCAGCGGCGGGCAAAGGCGGAATTCGCTGTGATCGTCTCGACCGCGTTGCCGAAGGGCGTGCATACGTTCGATCTCGTCGACGGTGTGTGGGTTGCCGACTTCAAATGCGCCGTTCCGATCGCGATCGTGCTGCGGCAACTGCTGATCGACGTGGCAACGGCGCGTGTGGTCGGAGAGGGCCAGCAAAGCAAAATGGCGCTCGTCTACGACTACCTAACGGGACCGCAGTTTCGTCACCGCGTTGAGGCGATCGTCGAAAAATTCGACGAAATGCAAAGCGATCTCGATAAAGAGCGCAAAGCCATGACCAAGCTGTGGGCGAAGCGGCAGGCGCAGATCGATGGGGTGCTCGCGGCGACCGCTGGCATGTACGGCGACCTTCAAGGCATCGCGGGCAAGGCGCTGAAAGAGATCGAAGGTTTCGAACTTCCGATGCTGGAAGATGGGAAGGACGACGAGTCAGAAGCGGCCTAG
- the rpsP gene encoding 30S ribosomal protein S16 produces MSVKIRLSRGGAKKRPYYYVVVAHGTSPRDGRYIEQIGTFDPMLKKDDPNRVKLVEERVKHWLGVGAQPTDRVLRLLDANGFAKRDARNNPEKAKPKKKAQERAAAAAEKAAQAAEAAAQGEQA; encoded by the coding sequence ATGTCGGTGAAAATTCGTTTGTCGCGCGGTGGCGCGAAGAAGCGTCCTTACTACTACGTCGTCGTCGCCCACGGCACGAGCCCGCGCGACGGCCGCTACATCGAGCAGATCGGCACGTTCGATCCGATGCTCAAGAAGGATGACCCGAACCGCGTGAAGCTCGTCGAAGAGCGCGTGAAGCATTGGCTCGGCGTCGGCGCTCAGCCGACCGACCGCGTCCTCCGCCTGCTCGACGCCAACGGCTTCGCCAAGCGCGACGCGCGCAACAACCCTGAAAAAGCCAAGCCGAAGAAGAAGGCCCAGGAGCGCGCCGCTGCTGCTGCCGAGAAAGCAGCTCAGGCCGCCGAGGCTGCTGCTCAGGGCGAGCAGGCTTAA
- a CDS encoding FAD-dependent monooxygenase encodes MPKLNFDVAIVGGSFAGLAVARGLAQAFGPDIRLAIIDRAVPATEHADDSRGFAIWAGAQKVLESLGAWDGIRDAAETVTAIEISDSRLDDAFRPALVTYDARTDDGSPAAYIVPASVLATALYRSVAGDPAVTWFAPAEIESAQWGETASELTLRDGTVVSAALTIAADGRQSKLREAVGIKTIGWPYAQTGIVARVKFSEPHGGVAIQHFLPGGPFAILPLPRNRACITWSADKDEAARMIALDDDSFLAELDRRIGGRFGTISLDGPRQSWPLDLRLPRRLIAPRFALVGDAAHGVHPVAGQGVNLALRDAAAMIEILVDAGRIGLDFGSGTHLERYQRWRRFDSAMSATLYDGINRAFAIDSMVLRAGRGAALGVLDRIPSLKELIIAEAAGVTGDLPKLARGVAV; translated from the coding sequence ATGCCAAAATTGAACTTCGATGTCGCGATTGTCGGCGGCAGTTTTGCGGGACTGGCGGTTGCGCGCGGCTTGGCGCAGGCGTTTGGACCCGATATCCGGCTGGCGATCATCGACAGGGCTGTTCCGGCAACCGAGCACGCCGACGATAGCCGAGGCTTTGCGATCTGGGCCGGCGCACAGAAGGTCCTGGAGAGCCTCGGAGCTTGGGATGGCATTCGCGATGCCGCGGAGACCGTGACTGCGATCGAAATTTCAGATTCGCGGCTTGACGATGCTTTCCGGCCTGCGCTCGTTACGTATGACGCGCGGACGGACGACGGATCGCCTGCTGCCTATATCGTTCCGGCATCGGTGCTCGCCACCGCGCTCTATCGATCCGTTGCGGGCGATCCGGCGGTAACGTGGTTCGCGCCAGCCGAGATCGAAAGCGCGCAGTGGGGCGAGACGGCCAGCGAACTCACTTTGCGCGATGGCACTGTCGTCAGCGCCGCGCTGACGATTGCAGCCGACGGGCGGCAGTCGAAGCTTCGCGAGGCTGTCGGCATCAAGACCATCGGATGGCCCTACGCGCAGACGGGCATCGTTGCGCGTGTGAAGTTCAGCGAGCCGCATGGCGGCGTCGCCATCCAGCATTTTCTACCCGGCGGTCCGTTTGCGATTTTGCCGCTTCCGCGAAATCGCGCGTGCATCACGTGGAGCGCCGACAAAGACGAAGCAGCGCGCATGATCGCGCTCGACGATGACAGCTTTCTGGCTGAGCTCGATCGTCGGATCGGTGGCCGGTTCGGCACCATTTCGCTCGACGGGCCGCGGCAGTCTTGGCCGCTCGATTTGCGTTTGCCGCGCCGCTTGATTGCGCCACGCTTCGCTTTGGTTGGGGACGCTGCGCACGGCGTGCATCCGGTTGCTGGGCAAGGCGTCAACCTCGCGCTTCGCGATGCTGCGGCGATGATTGAAATTCTTGTCGATGCCGGACGCATCGGGCTCGACTTCGGCAGCGGTACGCATCTTGAGCGCTATCAGCGCTGGCGCCGGTTCGATTCGGCGATGTCGGCGACGCTCTATGACGGGATCAATCGGGCGTTTGCGATCGACAGCATGGTTCTGCGCGCGGGCCGTGGTGCTGCGCTCGGCGTGCTCGACCGCATTCCCAGCCTGAAAGAGTTGATCATCGCCGAGGCGGCAGGCGTCACCGGCGACTTGCCGAAGCTTGCGCGCGGCGTTGCCGTCTAG
- a CDS encoding acyloxyacyl hydrolase — protein sequence MKSFVRTVAASGIAALLGLIAVSAGAAADDMLYALKIGALAHDVPDLWSGFQVEKNAVDINIEAQFNAAWALPWGAIRPVIGGSINTRGQTSDGYIDARWQGDCPSGLFFGLGLGAAFHDGEIGGAGSDPDRKWLGSRVLFHIPMEVGYHLDEHNDISVYFEHMSNAYTEKYNEGMDRIGVRYGYRF from the coding sequence ATGAAGAGTTTCGTGCGCACCGTGGCAGCGTCCGGCATCGCGGCTCTGCTCGGGCTTATCGCCGTCAGCGCCGGTGCCGCTGCCGACGACATGCTCTATGCCCTGAAGATCGGCGCGCTGGCCCACGACGTGCCAGACCTCTGGAGTGGCTTCCAGGTCGAAAAGAACGCGGTCGACATCAACATCGAAGCCCAGTTCAACGCCGCCTGGGCACTGCCGTGGGGCGCCATCCGCCCGGTGATCGGCGGCTCGATCAACACCCGCGGCCAGACCAGCGACGGCTACATCGACGCGCGCTGGCAGGGCGACTGCCCATCGGGACTGTTCTTCGGTCTCGGCCTTGGCGCTGCCTTTCACGATGGCGAAATCGGCGGCGCAGGCTCCGATCCGGATCGCAAATGGCTGGGCTCCCGTGTGCTGTTCCACATTCCGATGGAAGTTGGCTACCACCTCGACGAACACAACGACATCTCAGTCTATTTTGAGCACATGTCGAACGCCTACACCGAGAAATACAACGAAGGCATGGACCGCATCGGCGTGCGCTACGGCTATCGGTTCTAG